One window of the Chryseobacterium camelliae genome contains the following:
- a CDS encoding DUF4268 domain-containing protein — protein MFSKQEAQQLKKEFWTAFGKSFPRKWILYDTKIKDMSFKFYADNKKAEVSLDIEMKDEVFRNAYYEKIWSLEDMLKDFIGDFHKEEYFTMENGKVISKIWVELHGVSIFNKNTWQQIFEFFMDKMDGFERFYYEYEDFIKDV, from the coding sequence ATGTTCAGCAAACAGGAAGCACAGCAGTTAAAAAAGGAGTTTTGGACGGCTTTCGGAAAGTCTTTCCCAAGGAAATGGATCTTGTATGATACCAAGATCAAGGATATGTCATTTAAGTTTTACGCAGACAACAAAAAGGCCGAAGTTTCGCTGGATATCGAAATGAAAGATGAGGTTTTCCGTAATGCTTACTATGAAAAAATCTGGTCCCTGGAAGACATGCTGAAAGATTTCATCGGTGATTTCCACAAAGAAGAATATTTTACGATGGAAAACGGAAAGGTCATCAGCAAAATCTGGGTCGAGCTCCATGGTGTTTCAATTTTCAATAAAAATACCTGGCAGCAGATCTTCGAATTTTTCATGGACAAGATGGATGGCTTCGAAAGGTTCTATTATGAATATGAAGATTTCATCAAGGATGTTTAG
- a CDS encoding Crp/Fnr family transcriptional regulator: MKELFDFILTFGNLNQQQMDFIAEKATEICLPKDEYFSEAGKVARRIGFIYEGILRVCYYNNTGDEITKYFIDENNLVVDLESFDHEICSSAYVQAVTDCRMIVFSKKDWTELLQTIVGFDAIVHKIISKALIQKVERRSPLVSEDATTRYLKFLDVYPNAVNRIPLSYVASYLGITQSSLSRIRKGVR; encoded by the coding sequence ATGAAAGAATTATTTGATTTTATCCTGACCTTTGGGAACCTCAATCAGCAGCAGATGGATTTTATTGCGGAAAAAGCAACGGAAATCTGCCTCCCAAAAGATGAATATTTCTCAGAAGCCGGAAAAGTAGCCCGCAGAATCGGATTTATTTATGAAGGTATCCTTCGCGTATGCTATTACAATAACACGGGTGACGAAATCACAAAGTATTTTATTGATGAAAACAATCTCGTTGTAGACCTGGAAAGCTTCGATCATGAAATCTGTTCCAGCGCCTATGTACAGGCCGTTACCGACTGCAGGATGATTGTTTTTTCAAAGAAAGACTGGACGGAACTTCTGCAGACCATTGTTGGTTTTGATGCTATAGTACATAAGATCATTTCAAAGGCACTGATACAAAAAGTAGAACGGCGCAGTCCATTGGTTTCTGAAGATGCCACAACCCGCTACCTGAAATTCCTTGACGTCTATCCCAATGCAGTCAACCGTATTCCGCTTTCCTATGTCGCTTCTTACCTGGGCATTACCCAGTCTTCTCTGAGCAGGATCAGGAAAGGAGTACGATGA
- a CDS encoding SDR family NAD(P)-dependent oxidoreductase → MQTVLITGANRSIGLETAKQLSKKGLLVYLGSRDLTKGEEIIEDLTEKGFQNLRAIEIDVTNPESVLNAKERIKNEQGKLDILINNAGILGVIPQTAENTAVEDIKTVFETNFFGVISVTQTFLDLLKKSDQPRISNITSGLGSLTLHSDPSWKYYHVKNAAYGPSKSALNAYTIVLAYELRDLPFKVNVIDPGYTATDFNHHNGPGSVESAASFIVKHTLADEHGPTGQYFSNDIEDEDGISPW, encoded by the coding sequence ATGCAAACCGTACTGATTACAGGAGCCAACAGAAGCATCGGGCTCGAAACCGCAAAACAGCTTTCCAAAAAAGGATTGCTTGTATATTTAGGAAGCCGCGACCTTACCAAAGGAGAAGAGATTATAGAAGATCTTACCGAAAAAGGATTTCAGAACCTCAGGGCTATTGAAATTGACGTCACCAATCCGGAATCTGTCCTCAATGCCAAAGAGCGCATCAAAAATGAACAGGGAAAACTTGACATCCTGATCAACAATGCCGGCATTTTAGGCGTTATTCCGCAAACTGCAGAGAATACGGCCGTTGAAGACATCAAAACCGTTTTCGAAACCAATTTCTTCGGCGTTATCAGCGTTACCCAAACGTTCCTGGACCTTTTGAAGAAATCTGACCAGCCGAGAATCAGCAATATCACTTCCGGGTTAGGATCCCTTACTCTGCACAGCGATCCTTCATGGAAATACTATCATGTAAAAAATGCTGCTTACGGTCCTTCCAAATCCGCTTTGAATGCTTACACCATTGTCCTTGCCTACGAACTTCGGGATCTTCCTTTTAAGGTCAACGTAATCGATCCCGGATATACCGCAACGGATTTCAATCATCACAACGGGCCGGGTTCCGTAGAAAGTGCTGCATCTTTCATCGTCAAACATACTCTGGCTGATGAACATGGTCCGACCGGCCAGTATTTCAGCAATGACATTGAAGATGAGGATGGAATCAGTCCTTGGTAA
- a CDS encoding SDR family NAD(P)-dependent oxidoreductase: protein METNKVWFVTGASKGLGFELVKKLLSEGFRVAATSRSVGSLVSSFGEASENFLPLGMDITDNSDVQSSVAKTVEHFGNLDVIVNNAGYGQLGTLEELTDEEAKANFEVNVFGSLNVIRNAMPYLREQRSGKIFNISSIGGYAGNFPGWGIYCSTKFAVAGFTEALAEEIRPFGVHATVVYPGYFRTDFLTQESAKTPAHAIEAYESARNSEQAHLNEINGNQPNDPVKAAEALIALSKEDHPPVHFLLGIETQEFLNNKIDAITKDAKAWENLTVSTAI from the coding sequence ATGGAAACAAACAAAGTATGGTTCGTTACAGGAGCCTCAAAAGGATTAGGATTTGAACTGGTTAAAAAGTTATTATCGGAAGGATTCCGGGTGGCGGCCACGAGCCGCAGTGTAGGTTCTTTGGTTTCTTCTTTCGGGGAGGCGTCAGAAAACTTCTTGCCATTGGGCATGGATATTACGGATAATTCCGATGTACAATCTTCCGTTGCCAAAACGGTTGAGCATTTCGGAAACCTGGATGTCATTGTCAACAATGCCGGTTACGGCCAGTTGGGAACGTTGGAAGAACTGACAGATGAGGAAGCCAAAGCGAATTTCGAGGTCAATGTTTTCGGAAGCCTGAATGTGATCCGGAATGCGATGCCCTACCTTCGGGAACAGAGATCAGGGAAGATTTTCAACATCTCCTCTATTGGCGGTTATGCAGGGAACTTTCCGGGCTGGGGAATTTATTGTTCCACTAAATTTGCTGTTGCCGGATTTACGGAAGCTCTGGCGGAAGAAATCCGGCCGTTCGGGGTTCATGCAACCGTGGTGTACCCAGGATATTTCCGCACCGATTTTTTAACCCAGGAATCAGCAAAAACGCCTGCCCATGCGATCGAAGCGTATGAATCGGCCAGGAATTCCGAACAGGCACACCTGAATGAGATCAACGGAAACCAGCCGAACGATCCTGTAAAAGCAGCGGAAGCATTGATCGCATTAAGCAAAGAAGATCATCCACCGGTTCATTTCCTGCTTGGCATCGAAACCCAGGAGTTTCTGAACAATAAGATTGACGCAATTACGAAGGATGCAAAAGCTTGGGAGAACCTGACGGTATCCACGGCTATTTAA